DNA sequence from the Mesotoga infera genome:
ACTCTGTTTCTCACAAGCAAAGGAAACAGCTCACTGGCTGAGAGCGAGACCTCGTCTGGAAAGCTGCGCCAGTCGAAACGCCAGTAGACCTTTCCGGTGTCGTCGACCTTCTTCAGCCCGCACATCACGCAATCCGAGCGAGAAGTAACAGCAGTACTGTAAAGTCTTTCCAGTGCTGATTCATGAATGGTATCGTCCGAATCGAGAAAGTATATATATCGACCCGCTGCCTTCTCAAGGCCGAAATTCCTTGCTCGGCTTACGCCTTCGTGTTTCTGTTTAAGAAGTGTAGATTTCACAGGACTCGCCGCAAGAATGTTCTCTGCTAGAACTGACGTATTGTCAGTCGAACCGTCGTCCACTACAATAATCTCAAAACTCTCTGAAGTCTGACAAAGTAGAGATTCAAGGCATCTAGTAATATGATTGCCTGCATTGTATGCAGGAACAATAACAGAGATTGCAATATCACAATTCACTGCTCTCATCCCTTCTCAAAACATCCTCTATGAAAGACATATAGAAAGAGGCGGCCCTTTCTTCGGTCATGCCTCTGAGTGTTTCGAGGGCATTAAGAAGAATCCTCTCCCTCTCATAAACTGAAAGGTCTCCTATCATAGAGACCTTGCGAACCAGATCTTCAGTATCGCCGGCATCTACTAGAAAGCCATTATGACCGTCTACTATGGTGCCGTCTATGCCCTGGTTTCTAGACCCTATAGTAATGCATCCTTTGCTCATTGCCTCAAGATAGACCATTCCAAAGGTTTCACGTGTGCTGGGCATCGCGAAGATATCTGCCGCTCGCATTCTAGATAGAGTCTCGGAATGGTTAAGCCTGCCTGTGAAGGAAACTCTGTCTTCAACCCCGATTTTTTCGGAGAGTCTCTTAAGTGCTCCCATATGCGGACCGTCTCCAACAATCTCTAGATTGATGTCGGGAATTCTTCGCGTTGCACGAATTACAGAATCGACGTTCTTGTCCTTTATCAACCTGCATACGATTAGTAATCTTCTTATCGGTCTCCTGGCCTTTTCGACGAAGAATTCGGAGGTCTCAACAATATCTGTTTGGAGTCCCGACTTCAATACGGCTTTTGGCTTACTAAGTTCAGGAAATAGTCCGTCAAACCAGCGGTGCAGGTACTCTGATCTGAACGCGACTCCCGCGGCATTCTCAATCGAACGAACAAAGGCATTCTTCTTGTAATACCTCCCGTTATCGAGATTCTGCAGGTCAGACTTGTGGAGTACTAGAAGACATTTGACGCCTAGTCTTTCGCCAACTTCTGTCGCAATTGGAGCCGAAGGATCCATCCTGTGACAGATTACGACATCCGGTTTCGATTTCATATGTTCGAGAATGGTCTCACTTGCCCCAGAAAACGCCCTCTCCGAGCAAAGCAGCCGAGGAAACTTTTCGAAAGGTATTCTAGTGATCTGAACTCCATCAAGGGTGAAGGATGCTTCGGATGAATACTTTCGCCGTCTTCTTCCTGCTGGCAGGAAACTGAAGAAGGCCGGGTAATAAGGCCAGATAACGAATACTTCGACTTCGTGACCTTGTCTAACCCATTCTCTTGAGAAGAAGTGAACAACCATAGTGTTTTCAGATGCAGGTTGATCAATATATGCCGGATATAGATTGGTAATTACAACGATTCTCATTGGTGAAATCTAACCTCCTGAGATTTGGAGTTCCGCACACGTCGAAACAAAATACAAAATGACGAGTGCTACTCTGAATCGAGCAAATATCTCTACAAGGCCGTATCCCGAAAAGTCCCTTGAAGCCAAGCCATTGTCATGTAGAGATTATACTACCCGAAACAAAGTATGATCGTCTTCCAGTGGCGTGATAGAATCTGTAGTAAGCATGAAATGCCATTA
Encoded proteins:
- a CDS encoding glycosyltransferase family 4 protein, producing MRIVVITNLYPAYIDQPASENTMVVHFFSREWVRQGHEVEVFVIWPYYPAFFSFLPAGRRRRKYSSEASFTLDGVQITRIPFEKFPRLLCSERAFSGASETILEHMKSKPDVVICHRMDPSAPIATEVGERLGVKCLLVLHKSDLQNLDNGRYYKKNAFVRSIENAAGVAFRSEYLHRWFDGLFPELSKPKAVLKSGLQTDIVETSEFFVEKARRPIRRLLIVCRLIKDKNVDSVIRATRRIPDINLEIVGDGPHMGALKRLSEKIGVEDRVSFTGRLNHSETLSRMRAADIFAMPSTRETFGMVYLEAMSKGCITIGSRNQGIDGTIVDGHNGFLVDAGDTEDLVRKVSMIGDLSVYERERILLNALETLRGMTEERAASFYMSFIEDVLRRDESSEL
- a CDS encoding glycosyltransferase family 2 protein; protein product: MRAVNCDIAISVIVPAYNAGNHITRCLESLLCQTSESFEIIVVDDGSTDNTSVLAENILAASPVKSTLLKQKHEGVSRARNFGLEKAAGRYIYFLDSDDTIHESALERLYSTAVTSRSDCVMCGLKKVDDTGKVYWRFDWRSFPDEVSLSASELFPLLVRNRV